The genome window GAAACGCAACGCCCGGGATCTCGCGCAGCCGGTCGTGCGGAAACGCGCCCGTCTCCTCCCACAAATCCAGGAGTCGGATAATCGTCCGCTCGCCCTCGCCCAGCGCCGCCACGTCCATCTCCGGGTACAGCGACCCGGGGAGCATCGAGACGTGGATGCCGCCGACGAGGACGGGCAAGCCCCGCGCCTTGGCGGCCCGGGCGTAGGCCCGTGCCCGGCCGAAGTACGCGCTGGTGGAACTGATGGCCACGAGGTCCGGGCGGAACTCGTCCATCGCCCGCTCGACCCGGCGGTCGGCGTGGCGGATCGCGTACCGTCCCGGACGATCGCGATGGATCACGCTCGCCAGGTACTGGACCCCGAGCGACGGCTGGCGGAGGTCCAGTTCCAGTTCCGGGTTCAGCCTCGACGCGACACCCGAGCGCCTCGGCGCGGGCCACGGTCGCCTCGATGTCAACCCACTGCCAAGTGGCTTGGTGACGCGCGTCGTGGGCCTTCCGCAACCAACGCCACGGCCGCACCAAGTGGCCCGGAAGCCGCTTCAGATACTCCAGGTACAGCCAGTGACGGAGCCGGCGATCGGGCAGGTCCCCCAGCAGGATAACTCCCGGCCGGCGCAGCACGCGGAGGAACCCCCGCAGCGTCTCTTCCTGGGACTCGACGTACATCCACGTGCCGTAGCAGAGGATGCGGCTGAACTGTCCGTCGGCGAAGGGCAGATGCTCGGCGGCGGCGGCGACGAAGCCGATGTCGGGAAAATGGCGCCGACCCAGGGCGCACTGGGCGTGGGCGAAGTCGGCCCCCACGACGCGAGCCCCCGTCAACTCCCGCAGAAGGTTGTCAAACAGGCCGCTGCCGCAACCCACGTCCAGCAGGATGTCCGATGGGCCGAGTTGGAGTTTCCGGGCCACGTCCTCGGCCACGCGGCGGCTCTCATAGAGGTCGGGGCCGCGCTGGACGCTCTCCAATACATCTGGACGTTCCTTCGCCCACTCGTTCCAACTCGCCTGTGCCGCTTTGTCAACCATCGCATTCCTGTTCGCGCCAGTCCCACGGAGGCGATTCTACCCGTCGTCCGAACAATGTCAACCGGCGGCGACGCGACGGACCACCTCGGCGATCCGACCGACGTCCCCGTCCGACAGGTCCACGCTGAGCGGAAGGTTGACAACCTCCGACCCGATTCGCGCCGCGTTCGGGAACGCCTCCCGATCCAGATAGTCGGGAAACTCGTAGAGGGTGCCGACGTCGACACCGGCCCTCCAGAGGGCCCGGACGAGGGCCGGGCGGGCATCGGGCGGAACGCGGACGGTGAAGTGGCTGAGCGCATAGGGCGACGCCGGCGGCAGGACCACGCCGCGGGCCCCGTCGAGGGCCGCGCGGTATCGCTCAGCCAGGGCCAGTCGGCGACGCGAGAACTCGGCCGCCCACGCGAGGTTGCGGACGATCAGGGCCAGGTCGAGTTTCGTCGCCGGCGCAAACCACTCCGCGTCAAGCCCGCGTCCCTCGGCCCACCGGTCGGGCAAGCCGGCGGCCGGCTCAACGCCGTGGATCCGGCGGTGCAGCCAACCAATCGCCAGGGCCGTGTCCTTCGCCGCGCGATACAGCGCCCGGTGCTGGACGGCCGTCCGGAGGGCCATGACGAGCCCGCGTCGAAGCGCCAGGGCCGCCCCCCCCGGCTGGACCGCCTCGTCGCGCCGTGCGCGGACTTCGGCGACCAGGGCGCCGTCGCGCGTCAGGCCCATGGCGCCCCACCCGGCGTACATGCTCTTGCCGATGCCGAAACTCACGACGGCGAAGTCATTGTCCGCAAGCCGCCCGACGACCTCCGGCAGGGGCACCATCGTCGCCATGTCCACGACCCGGAGGCGCGGCGGCGACGGCGCGAGGGTGGCGAGATGAGCCAAGTCGTACGTGTGGCCGAACAACTCGCACAGGACGACGGTCGCCCCGCCCTCGCCGACAAGGGCGGCCCCGTCCGTGAGGAACCCCTCGGGGCCAACATCCACCAGCCGCATCGG of Planctomycetota bacterium contains these proteins:
- a CDS encoding DegT/DnrJ/EryC1/StrS family aminotransferase — encoded protein: MIPIHPPPFGLAVLVRAAFGRRPALQEVEEAYAAGCGIAHAVWLPSARAGIAWSLHAAADPGVAVACPAYTCKVVHEAVIRSGLPMRLVDVGPEGFLTDGAALVGEGGATVVLCELFGHTYDLAHLATLAPSPPRLRVVDMATMVPLPEVVGRLADNDFAVVSFGIGKSMYAGWGAMGLTRDGALVAEVRARRDEAVQPGGAALALRRGLVMALRTAVQHRALYRAAKDTALAIGWLHRRIHGVEPAAGLPDRWAEGRGLDAEWFAPATKLDLALIVRNLAWAAEFSRRRLALAERYRAALDGARGVVLPPASPYALSHFTVRVPPDARPALVRALWRAGVDVGTLYEFPDYLDREAFPNAARIGSEVVNLPLSVDLSDGDVGRIAEVVRRVAAG